TGCCGGAGCCGCCGGTGATGAAGAGCAGCCGGCTGATCGTCGGCGTCGCCGGGCTCTCGACGAGGGTGAACTCGCCCTGGGCCTGGCTCAGGTGGAGCAGGGTGCCGGGCTGCGCCTCGCGGACCAGGTACGACGACACCTGGCCCTCGTCGTGCGCGCGGATCGTGAGCGTGAACTGCTCCCCCGGCGCCGAGGCGGCCGAGGAGATGGAGAACGCGCGGGTGTGCCGCTTCCCTCGACCTTCTGGGCCGGGCAGCTCGACGCCGACGAGTACATGCTGGCCGGCGCGATGGCCGCGCCAGGTGCTGGTGGGCTGCAGGGTCAGGGTGGCGACCGGGGCGGAGTCGGTCCCGCTGGTCTCGCGGTGGACCGAGACGACGCGGGCGCGCACTTCGTGCGCCGCCCACATCGGGTTGAACCGCTCGAGGTACCGGTCGACGCCGTGCGGGGTGGCCAGCGCGGCGGCGAGCCGCGAGCGCAGCAGCCGCCCGACCAGGTGACCCGCGCCGCCAGGAGCCGGCGGGGAGATGAGCGCGGACATCGCGCCTCCTTCGTTGGCGGAAAATTCGGTGTACATCCGTACTCCGAAACTCTCTCTCGTCCGTCCCGCGATGGTCAACGACCCGACCACGTGACAGTGCACACATGTTCACTCACGTAGAGTGGCTCCATGGCCCAGACCCGTGTCGAGCAGAAGGAGCGGACCCGCCGTGCCATCCTCGACGCGGCGCTGACCCTGTCCGAGGACTCCGCGCTCGTCGCACTGTCCCTGCGCCAGGTCGCCAAGGAGGTCGGCATCGTGCCGACCGCGTTCTACCGGCACTTCCCCTCGATCGAGCACCTCGGGCTCGCGCTGGTCGAGGAGTCGCTCGACACCCTGCGTGCCCTGCTGCGCGAGCTTCGGCACACCGCAGGCGAGGACGCCGGGACGATCATCGACGGCTCCGTGGCGGTCCTCGTCGAGCAGGTGCGCCAGGACCACGCCCACTACGGCTTCATCGCCCGCGAGCGGTTCGCCGGCCCGGCCGGGGTCCGCGACGCGATCGCCCGCGGCATCGAGCTCGCCGAGCGTGAGCTGGCCACCGACATCGCCCACCTGCCCGGCACCGACACCTGGACCGAGCGCGACCTCGAGGTGCTCTCCGAGCTGATCGTCGGCTCGATGGTCACCACCGCCGAGCGACTGCTCGGCACCGCGCCGGGCTCGGTCGCCGAGCAGCGGGTCGCCGAGGCCGCGCGCACCCAGCTGCGGATGATGCTGGTCGGCGCCCGCAACTGGCGTTCCCGAACCAGCTGATGCAACCCCGCAGGTACCCGCGTCCGTCTAGGTGATGGACCGTCCCCCGATCTCCAGGAGAAGCCGCATGTCCGTCTCGGGCCGCCGTACCGCCCCCGCCATCGCCGCCGTCCTCGCCCTCGTGGCCGGCCTGCTCGCCACCTTCCTCGCCGCGCCCCCGCCCTCGGACGCCGCAGCACCCGCCCGCACCCGGGTGGTCGTCAAGGTCGCCGACTGCGAGGGCTGCCAGGTCTTCGTCCAGCAGGGCCTGCGCCACAGCTGGTGGGCGAGCAAGACCCGCACCGTGCGCGACGGCAAGGCCGTCTTCGTGGTCCCGTCGAGCCGGACCCCCGGCCTGTCCATCGGCATCACCGGCACCTGGGAGGCCGCGTCGCCGCACCCGTCGGGCTTCCAGGCGATCGTGGCCATGCGCTACAAGGGCGTCGCCGCCGGCACCGGCATCGACCAGGCGAGCGCGCAGGCGAAGCAGCGTGCCTCGGCCTGCTTCCCCGGCACCAACGCGCACCGCGTGGTCTTCCACGTCACCGCCCGCAAGGTGACCGTCGCCGGCAACGGTGGGCCGGCCGACACCACGATGGCGTGGGCCGACCCGCAGGTCCGCACCATGCGCAGCACCATGATGGAGGTCTTCGACGGTGTCGCGGGCGCGCAGGACATCGTGCCCTGCTGGTGAGCTCCGACTGAGCGGTCCACGGCGAGCGTCACGCTCGTCACGTTCGGTGGACGGCCGGTGCGCGTGGCAGCGACCATGTCGCGGTGCCGACCGCAGCTGACCTCCTGAGCACCGCCGCCCGCAACGCCTGGGCGATCTCGCCCCTCGGCGACGGCGTCGAGCAGTACGACGGCCTGCCGGCCACCGTGCTGTCCGACGCCCCGCACCGGCGGCTGGTGCGCTACGACCGGACCACCGCCGCCCGGGTCCCACGCCCGGTGCTCCTCGTCCCGCCGCTGGCCGTCTCGGCCCGCTGCTTCGACCTGCGTCCCGGCCAGAGCCTGGCCGGCCACCTGCTGGAGGCCGGCCGGGCGACGTACCTGGTCGACTACGGGCGGATCACCTTCGCCGACCGCGGCATGGGCTTCGAGGCCTGGGTCGACGACATCCTCCCGACCGCCATCCACGCCGTGCTCGCCGACCACGCGGCCGGCGGCGACGAGGCCGACGGCGTCGACCTGGTCGGCTGGTCGCTCGGCGGCACGATGAGCCTGCTCACCGCCGCCGCTCACCCCGACCTGCCGATCGCGTCGCTGACCGCCTTCGGCACCCCGATCGACTACACGCAGATCCCGGCCGTCCAGCCGCTGGTCGTCGCGGATCGCCTGCTCGGCACCCGCGCCGTCACCGCGCCCACCGCCGCCCTCGGCGGTGTGCCGCGGCACCTGGTCCGGGCGAGCTACCGGGCGATGGCGCCCAGGCGCGAGCTGACCAAGGCCGTGCACCTG
The genomic region above belongs to Nocardioides sp. QY071 and contains:
- a CDS encoding TetR family transcriptional regulator, translating into MAQTRVEQKERTRRAILDAALTLSEDSALVALSLRQVAKEVGIVPTAFYRHFPSIEHLGLALVEESLDTLRALLRELRHTAGEDAGTIIDGSVAVLVEQVRQDHAHYGFIARERFAGPAGVRDAIARGIELAERELATDIAHLPGTDTWTERDLEVLSELIVGSMVTTAERLLGTAPGSVAEQRVAEAARTQLRMMLVGARNWRSRTS
- a CDS encoding alpha/beta fold hydrolase, producing the protein MPTAADLLSTAARNAWAISPLGDGVEQYDGLPATVLSDAPHRRLVRYDRTTAARVPRPVLLVPPLAVSARCFDLRPGQSLAGHLLEAGRATYLVDYGRITFADRGMGFEAWVDDILPTAIHAVLADHAAGGDEADGVDLVGWSLGGTMSLLTAAAHPDLPIASLTAFGTPIDYTQIPAVQPLVVADRLLGTRAVTAPTAALGGVPRHLVRASYRAMAPRRELTKAVHLAKNILDTEALARTGAIDGFIGEMPGYPGRAYHQIHTRLMVRNELASGTVRLSRKREVRLADVRTPVLFVGSESDNIADGPAVRAGTDVVPGARYAAADGLSHLGLVAGPKAAEISWPLLDAFLDRP